GCGGTTAAAACGGCGACGTAGGTGTAGCCATTGGGGAGGACAGTGGAGGAGGTGAGCATGTGGAGGAAGAGGTGGAAGGCTTGGTGTTCTCGGTGGGACTTGGAGAAGGCGGAGATGAGGGCGGAGTAGGAGATGACAGTGggggaagagagggagaggaagatGCGGTGGGCGTAGGATAAGAGGCCGAGGTTGAGGTAGGTGGAGAAGAGGAGGTGTTGGTGTTGTTGATGGGGGAGTTTGAGGAGTGTGGCGTGGATGGCTTTGGTGAGGTCGGGGCGGCGGAGGCGAGTGGAGAGGCGGAGGAGGTGGGAGGGTTCGGCGGAATGCGGTGGGAGTGGGAGTGGAAGAGAGTTGAGGGCATGGTGGATTCTGGAGTTTTTGTGGAGGAAAGAGGAGATTGGAGGTGAGTTGGAGTTGGAGAGGAAGAAAGGTTTGGGATGGAGAAGGAGAAGTGACTCCATCGTTCCATATATCTATTCTGTGCTCGGTTCAAACTGAGATTATTTTTTGAGTGTGTCAAGTGAGCGCGCTACTACTACTACCTTatcctttttttcctttttcatggAAGAccaacttcaattttatttggaGGTGTATAACCAAATATGCACTGCTGAAAAACTCGGgtaatttatcatatttatagTTTACAAATCGATCCGATGAAACCGACGAACCGAATCGAATCAAAGTAATTagattagttttttttgttatttggtTCAAAATCGATCCAAACCGGTAAAAATCAATGAAGATTGGTTCGGTTCAcggtttgaaaaattaaaaaccaatgataaatatttatttacgaaatatttaatatatatatatatatatatatgtatttattaaagtaatttttttgaagaaatagtgttttttttaaacaagAAATAGTGTTTATGTTAgactttttatgtttgttttctattattaatttgtaataGTACTAATATTAAACACCAATTTAACCATTTCTACATTGTTAAATAATTAAGTTGTTGATTATGGATTATGGATTTGTGATTAAGCTATGATTGAGTTATTGATTTGTCATTTTTATGCATTGTTAAGTTGTGAATCATACACTGCTAAAAAACTCGCTATTAGAGAGGGACGAATTCCGTCGCTAAAAGCTgcaaaatccgtcgctaacCGTTCAGCGACGGAATTAGCGACGAATTTAAATCCCCCTGAAAAAGTGGCGTCGCTAAACTTTAGCGACGGATTATTTTGGTCCGTCGCTAATAGAGAAGGATTAAATCCGTCACTAATGGGTActaaatccgtcgctaatttgTTTTGGATCATTGTTTTCAACCGTCGCTAATTGACGGataaaatccgtcgctaaatggTAAATTATCCGTCGCTAATTGTGACACTAATCCGTCGCTAATATCCGTCGCTAATTATGACActaatccgtcgctaaatgacGTTGCTAATTGTACTagaaatccgtcgctaaattctAACTGAATTCCAGgccatatttatttttttgagcagaatttttttttcctgaatcAAATTCAATCctcaataatttaaataaaaaaactaatatcGAATAAAAGTTTCACATCCATATTAAGACATAAAGTCAACATATATAAGATAATAGACACTGTCTTCATAACCACAGTACAATTCATATCACAAATCTAAAAGACAACATAGTACAATAACACAAACATAAAAGACATCACCAAAGTACAAATCAAAATACATAACTTCAGTAACAGAACATGTTTGGTAGTAATGGAAGGTCATTACACTAATCTTCAAACTcattatcatcatcaccatcatctggatTCTGCTGGTTGGTAGGTGGATTAGCAGAGGTTGAAGGACATTGACTGGTTCTCTCAATGATGAATCTCTGCATGAATTCAAACTTCTCATCATAACTCTTCATTTGATCCTTAAGCATCGCATTTTCATATGATAATTTAGAAACAAGATGCCTCATGGTCTCATGCTCTGAAAGTGAGATGTCAACAGTTGTTGCAGAACGTTTATATTTTTCAGCTAGTTGCCCCAATCCATATATCCTCCCCTTTGTGTTCACACCTCCAACAACCTCCAAGTAGATATCATCATCAGATTTTTTGTTGGCACCTTCAACATTCTCTTGTGAGTCTCGTACAGTAACACTTCTTTCATAATCAGCCTTAAAATAACATTTAGATATTAGATGTAAAGATAGATGTAAATAGGACCACACTTGAAACATCACATGAAAATTATAATATCTTAAATGTTGTTAACTTACTGCAATTTGTTCTGCTACTGGGGAGACAAACTTTGTGGGATCTTTTTTATATCGATGGGTCTTCAGAAATACATCCCAACAACCTAGATCCTTGTCACTTGAAATTTTCTGCATAAAATTGTAAATTAGTTTAAATGTTCATAAAATGAGAAAGCAAAATATGGCCAAATCCAATTGTGCTACATACCTGTCCTGTACAAATACCATAAACCAGAACACACTTCTTGCagtcaaaagaaaaaaccaGCAACTAAGATGCTGAATGGAACTCCTTAGTTGTTGTAAAATTACAATTCAATTTAATACATCCAAACTTTACAATTTAAAACTTGTTAGACACTGCTTAGATTTTCAATTTTATCTAACTACCTCTAGATTTATTAGTAGCAAGTTTAATAAGTCAAATTTCAGTACACTTGTAGCATCACACCTTTATGCCTAAGTTCTAAATTGACAAAACAAGGTGCTGCTACACAGAACTTTGAAGGCTCGACTCCTCATTTTTAACTCATGCAGGCAGAGTTTCAAAGCAACATATGGTAGTAGTTCAGTAAATGGATCCTAAATCTAAAAGCAAATTAAAGCTTAAATGAAAGCATTCATCAATACAATGGCTTACCATTCTCTTAAGGTGCTCAGATGTTGTGATTGATCCTCCAGTATGTAGTGGTCGATCGGATGATTTTCTATttgcagaatttttttttgccttCTCCTTCCAATTTTTATCCTTCCATTTTTCTTCCAATTCAGCATGATACTCACTAGGAATCcaagttccttgatcttgcCCTGCCCGGACCCTATACAATGCGTCTGATAGTTGACTACTAGCTTTTTGATCAAATGCTTTGCGTACTGCTAACTCTTGCTCAGGAGGCCAACTACACCTTTTCTGCAACAAAAATATTGTGAGATCATTAAATAGTATAATAAGAAAATTTGATTAAAACATacaaaaacataataaaataaacataCCTTAAATTCACCAAACCACACGTCGGTCAAAGCTTTGTTTTCTCGCTTCACATCCCCATAACGTATCCAAGCCccttcaaacttactttttATGCACTTCGTAACTTCACGGGATATTTTAGACTCAAACCTATGAAAACAAATTCAAACCATTTGTAAATCTTAAACATAGAGATTATTACCAAAAATAAGGGCATACTTGTAACAACTTACTTTTTTCCTTCTACTAAACGGACCAGAAGTTTTCCATTAGCATCAACAGTGGCATTTGGACCATGTACACAAGTGGAATCATGAGTAGAAGTGGAATCTACAGAATTGCGCAAGGGACTAAGCGTTGTTGGAGTATGCAGGCTCTCTGTAGTGGAATCATGATTGCTAGGACTAGAAGTGATTGATTGAGGAGGTTGGGATGGAGAAGGCAGTGTCGGCTGCTCCATACCTTTGCCTTTCCCTCTTCCCCTAATTCTACCCCCCCCTCTTCCTCTAGCATTACCTCCCCCTCTTCCTCTACCAAAACCTCTACAACCATTGTCTTCCATCtatataaatataaagtatATGTAACTAATGCAAATATAAGAAAACACAAAGAAAATGTCATGTTGTTTAGAAAAGTATATTTTAACGAAAACACATAAAAGGAAATACATAAAATATGAAATAGAAGCTCATAACACTGTTTGTCGATCAATacataaaatgacataaaagttcataaaaaaatacataaaagaaAGACATAAAAGCTTAATGTCTTAGTTCAAGTCTCCATCTTCTTCTATAAGTTCTCCATCTTCTTCACTACTTGATGAGTATTctatatcttcatcttcttcctcttgatcCTCCAACTCCATTTGGTTCGGTGGTAATTCTTCTCCTACACCACTGATATTCAATTGAGAAGCAACAATGactaaaaatattttaaccAGCCAAATACAATGTCATCTATAAAATATGATTAACCAACAAATTGAATCTTTTGGAAACACATCATCCAAGGGTAGTAAAACAAAACTCTAACAAAAATTGGTTTAATATTTCTGCATAGTGGACATAAACCAGAAACAAGAAGTATAGATCAAAGTGGAGCTAAGAACAGAGAATAACAAATTTCCAAACAAGAAGTATAGATCAAAGTGGAGCTAAGAACAGAGAACaatatttaatttgaaaaataattttatcgcATAATACAATATCTAGCTGCATAGCCATATTCCAGGCTGACCAACCCACAATGATGACAGAAGTTTACATTGCATGGGCTTGAATCCTCATATAACAGGGAAAAAAAGGAAAGCTGGAATGGTACAACATGAAGCCTTTTCCTCCCACTTTATTCAAACTttctttattataatttaatgaTGACTATACTTTGCAGGAATGCAGGGTTTCAAAAGTTCAAAAATAAATGCCCATCAAAGTTCCCATGAGAGGCCACCATATGTAGAATACTACATTCATGATTTAtcataaaattaacaaaaaaaagaacagTACAGAGGCTAGGTTTTCGCAATAGGAAGAGTGAAGCGAACGATAGCAACGAGGAGGAACATAGAAAGTAGATTTGAAGGGGAAAACCTGAACCTGATCGAGAGGTGAATTCGAGAAGAAGATTTGGAAAGAATGAAGACCGCACCTGAACCTGATCGAGAGGAATGAATGAAGAGTGCGATGGTGTATGGAGCAGCGGTGCAAGGGTGGAGTTGCGGCGGCGGTGCAAGGGCGGAGGTGCGGCGTCGCAACGGCGGAGGTGCGGGGGAGTCTCCAGGTGCGGCGCGTTAGGGTTTTAAGTGATGAGTGTTGAGTTGTGAAGTGAAGTGTGATTTGGGAAGTTAAAGATCCAGAGTAGTTTTGGTGAATTTTGAAacttaaaagaaaacaaaagttaATATACATTCTTGTTCTATTACAATCAACAAAAATATCACAGCACAGTTGGTTTGACTCAATTTGTACACTACCCTAGTCCCGGGTTCAACTCTTGGATGTGGCAAATTTTTTTGCTTTATTAGAAATCCAAAGCATTAGCGACGGAAAACGTTACGTCGCTAACGCATTTCTCAAAAAATCTTCGTTTTGCGACGGATCTAGCGACGGAGTATCAGCGACGGCTGTAAAACCGTCGctaatttccaaaaaaaaagtcaaaaaagaAGACTAGAGAGGGAATCAGCGACGGAATCTTAGCGACGAAACATATCCGTCGCTAATTACCTCGCtaaagttatttaaaaaaaattattcgaaGAAACAGCAACCCCTCGCTGATTCTGTCGCTATTAGCGACGGATATGCACCCGTCGCtaaaaatccgtcgctaatagcGAGTTTTCTAGTAGTGATATGTGATTGCTtatatatttaaagttgtggaattgatattgaaaaccaaaaaaaagaagTTGTGAAACCGATGAACCGAACCGATCTAAATCGTTCATCATCGATTCGGTTCGATTcggttttgaaatttttttggtTAACTTTTGATGGAAACCGAAccaatgaattttgattggaaCAGTTTTCAGTTTCGCCTAAAATCAGTCCAAACCGAACCGCGAACACCCCTATTTACAAATAATTTATCTTGGCTAATAATATCACTTTTATCTCACTAAAAGTGTGCGTGGATTCGAAGTGTCAATAAACTcattatttatcatatttatataAACTGATTGATTGTGGCATTCCGTTTAAGAGAGGatgttaagttttttttttttttataagcaaatggaatatattgaagagaagtacaaggggtattTCAACCCAATATAAATAGGGGacacaagaaagaaaaaaataagagcTATTACAAATACATTGTCATAGATCCACCCACTAAAAATAAGAGAGAATGTTAAGTATTAgtattttatttagttttgtATTTCTGTTAGTTTCTCCTATTGTTTAGGAGTGTTTCCCATGTTTTCCACGTCTTAGTAGTGGGTAGTTTCTCCTATCCTTTACTCATTCAATAAACAAGATAATTCTCCCACTGATTTTTATATATGATAGCTGGTACCCTTAAAATTAACAAGACTGAGAAGGTCGAAGTAGCTCCTGAGGTCAGCCTTGATTTGTACaagtttcattttcattttatttgtgAAATTAGGTTTTCTCTCACCATGCATTCATGTTGAGGCTTAACAACAAAGAATATTGTGTGTTCAGATTATTTCTGCCGCTAGAGATGTCCAGGAAAAGACCGAGATTTATGCGCCTTTTAACATTCTTCCATTGGATTCTGCCGGGGCTTTGAAGAGGTATCACTTTTTCCATGGTTGTGGAGTCTCAGTGTTTTGCTTGGACTTTGCAGTTTGCACCGAATTCATTGGCTTTGTCTTTCGGGAGAAGGTTTATGATGACTAAGTAAAATTTGTGTAGGCAGTATGCCCCAACAAACTTTGCTAATGTGTTTGCTTTATTTTGGCTCAGAGAGAGCATTTggttctgcttcttgctaactCTCACATAAGGCTACACCCCAAACCTGAGCTTCTCAACAAGGTATGTAACTGTCTCTCTCTTCATCCTGTATTTGGCTAAACAATCAtatagaattaaaattaatgg
This is a stretch of genomic DNA from Lotus japonicus ecotype B-129 chromosome 1, LjGifu_v1.2. It encodes these proteins:
- the LOC130732611 gene encoding uncharacterized protein LOC130732611 produces the protein MQKISSDKDLGCWDVFLKTHRYKKDPTKFVSPVAEQIAADYERSVTVRDSQENVEGANKKSDDDIYLEVVGGVNTKGRIYGLGQLAEKYKRSATTVDISLSEHETMRHLVSKLSYENAMLKDQMKSYDEKFEFMQRFIIERTSQCPSTSANPPTNQQNPDDGDDDNEFED
- the LOC130724112 gene encoding uncharacterized protein LOC130724112, which translates into the protein MEDNGCRGFGRGRGGGNARGRGGGRIRGRGKGKGMEQPTLPSPSQPPQSITSSPSNHDSTTESLHTPTTLSPLRNSVDSTSTHDSTCVHGPNATVDANGKLLVRLVEGKKFESKISREVTKCIKSKFEGAWIRYGDVKRENKALTDVWFGEFKKRCSWPPEQELAVRKAFDQKASSQLSDALYRVRAGQDQGTWIPSEYHAELEEKWKDKNWKEKAKKNSANRKSSDRPLHTGGSITTSEHLKRMI